One region of Schistocerca gregaria isolate iqSchGreg1 chromosome 7, iqSchGreg1.2, whole genome shotgun sequence genomic DNA includes:
- the LOC126282117 gene encoding cuticle protein 19.8-like gives MIKSVLVVLAVVAACLAAPGPKPAPGLLASYVAASPVAYTAHAVAAPVAYTAAAAPVAYAAPYSAAYVAPYHAAYSAAILG, from the exons ATGATCAAGTCG GTGCTCGTCGTCCTGGCCGTGGTGGCCGCCTGCCTGGCCGCCCCCGGCCCCAAGCCGGCCCCCGGCCTGCTGGCCAGCTACGTGGCCGCCTCCCCCGTCGCCTACACCGCCCACGCAGTCGCCGCCCCCGTCGCCTACACCGCTGCCGCAGCCCCCGTGGCCTACGCCGCCCCCTACTCTGCTGCCTACGTCGCCCCGTATCATGCTGCCTACAGCGCAGCCATCCTGGGATGA